CGCCGCGGATCACCTCGTTGGCGGGCGCCTTGTGCACGCCGCGCTCGGCGTCGCTGCGCGCCCACACACCGGCGATGTGACCGCTCGGCGGAACGGTGGTGTTGTGACCCGAGGCCGGGTCGAAGACCCGCACCCACGGGTAGTAGAGGGTGGCGTAGCGGGAGTCGTAGCCCGCCTCGTCGTTGCGCCAGGTGCGCACCTGCTGGGCGGAGAGCCCGGGCGGGGTGTCCAGGACGGCCACCCGGTCGCCCATCTGCTCGCAGTGCGAGATGACGGCGAGCTGCACGGTGCGTACGCCCTCGGCGTCGATGTCGCCGCGCTGGTGGGCGCTCATCAGGTCCGGCACCGCGACCATGGTGATCTCGTCGATGGTCTCCAGGCCGGCGAACCCGGTGCGGGCCGCGGCGTCACCGACGTACTCGGCGGGGTCGAGACGGACCACTTCGCCGGAGCCGTTCGCGGCGGGCGCGCCCGGGGCGTCGGCGAGCGCCACGGTCTGGGCGGCGGGCTTGCTCTGGGTGGCGCCCCGCTGCTCGGTGACCTCGATCAGCTTGGAGGCGCGGGCCTGGGTGACCAGATAGCCCTTGACGTTCTTGCGGGTGGAGGCCTCGTACGTCTCCGCCACCTGCTCGCCCTGCCGGACCAGGAGCTTGAAGCGGTCCTCCGGCGGGTTCTCGCCGTCCACGTCGGTGATCTCCACCGACACGCCGGACACGCCGGGCCTGGCCGCGAGCAGGAAGCCGCCGAGCTCCGCCGGCTTCGCCTGCCGGGCACCGTTGGTGGTTGGGCCGGAGGCGGCCCCGGCCTCGGCGGAGCCGCCGATGCGCACCACGTACGCGGCGCCGCCGCCGTTGGAGAAGTAGCCGTAGACAGAGTGGGCAAGGTAGGTGCCCTCGGTGAAACCGCCGAACGTCTGGCTGTACTGGTCCCAGCTGGTGACGAGCGTCGGCGTGTGGAACGGCCCGCGCTCGGCGAACCCCACGAACGCGGCGACGGCGGTGCCGACCCCCTCGATCGGTCGGGCACCGGACTGCACCTCCTCCACGTACACGCCCGGGGTGAGGTACGTCGGCATGCTTGCTCCTTCACGTCCTTGCGGGTCACCTGTGTCCAGGGCGAGTCTGCGCGGCGGCTGCGCCGGGCGGCAGGGACGTACGGACCTGAACGGGGGCAGGACCCCTGCCTTTCCGGACTCCCCGCACCTGCCGTCCGGACGCCACCCGCCGTTGCCCTCGTACTGCCCGCGCGGACCTGGACGCCCCCTCGGCCCGTCCGGTCCACTGGGGG
Above is a genomic segment from Streptomyces sp. R21 containing:
- a CDS encoding phage tail sheath family protein gives rise to the protein MPTYLTPGVYVEEVQSGARPIEGVGTAVAAFVGFAERGPFHTPTLVTSWDQYSQTFGGFTEGTYLAHSVYGYFSNGGGAAYVVRIGGSAEAGAASGPTTNGARQAKPAELGGFLLAARPGVSGVSVEITDVDGENPPEDRFKLLVRQGEQVAETYEASTRKNVKGYLVTQARASKLIEVTEQRGATQSKPAAQTVALADAPGAPAANGSGEVVRLDPAEYVGDAAARTGFAGLETIDEITMVAVPDLMSAHQRGDIDAEGVRTVQLAVISHCEQMGDRVAVLDTPPGLSAQQVRTWRNDEAGYDSRYATLYYPWVRVFDPASGHNTTVPPSGHIAGVWARSDAERGVHKAPANEVIRGAVDLEVRLSKGEQDLLNPIGVNCVRAFPGRGIRIWGARTLSSDPAWRYLNVRRLFNYLEESILLGTQWVVFEPNDDRLWSSIRRNVTAFLTEEWRRGALFGRTAEEAFYVKCDRDNNPQESIDQGRVVCEIGVSPVKPAEFVVFRLAQFSDTTSLIDE